The proteins below are encoded in one region of Malaclemys terrapin pileata isolate rMalTer1 chromosome 20, rMalTer1.hap1, whole genome shotgun sequence:
- the LOC128826721 gene encoding toll-like receptor 13, with protein sequence MPQPLALPLWLLAAAACARYAGAFGFTWCLLPYELPGYASCAGRGITQLGPAIAPLPNSTLRLNASQNALQGLVPATFAHLPRLRELRLDRNHIRALQTGAFRGLRELELLDLSQNRLAALGPTALAELTGLRVLLLGGNALAALHPTALAAQPGLQELHLPHNQLSRLQEVATAAGKLANLSVLDLDSNRISAPCPGPGLLSMPFLRDLNLRNNSIAWLDLARCSLPGLRSLNLTRNNMSRLAAGSFRAVPGLEKLSLDENPLNISHLLGLPLPNLTALHWSSMRPALDSDLGLACQVLESLPALTSLDIKHSKVPPSRLAQLGACTNLTWLDLSTTPLSRLQGGVFRLFPHLESLSLDKCKVQELKQSAWGGSLPRLRVLVLRRNHLTKLEDGVFRPLSALTHLDLSRNRLTYLYKGTFLGMASLRTLLLQGCQLASVTRDTLVYARKVETLDLSDNNLRYIKTSAFQSLHHLHTLLLSSNRILTLQKWAFKGLTSLRHLSLAQNGLYKLSQGSFLGLKALETLDLSRNRLLAYSKYDSPAPFAGLPALRCLDLSSQEARPPVRLPSQLFQGLGNLQELNLRDNPGGVFLNLSLAPLAGLLSLDLSDIYPSREGPFSLRPGLFQGLGSLRRLGLDGSSLRDLPGEVFSSLASLESLSLRENGLRNVSWAPLAGLPALRFLDVAGNPLACSCENAWFQNWSAAEPRVQVALLGSYLCLGPGVSEGLFQAHDLSFCWADLGIIFFAWSFTATFLMLAGSLAGAKLGWTLRYGYYLLRAWGRGRLRRDRRGYQYDAYVSCCAEDEAWVVRMLLAKLEEEGQPRFRLCFGPRDFAPGAYYLDNVQRGVSSSRKALCLLSARALESEWCSLEIQLACSRTYYQGHDPLVVVFLQDIPSYRLSPYHRLRKLVKQRSYLHWPEQPEAQDVFWTQLREALGDGREAAGMVQFNVVE encoded by the exons atgccccagcccctggccctgcccctctggctcCTTGCAGCCGCCGCCTGTGCCCGCTATGCCGGCGCCTTCGGCTTCACCTGGTGCCTGCTGCCCTACGAGCTGCCAGGCTACGCCAGCTGCGCCGGGCGCGGCATCACCCAGCTGGGCCCGGCCATCGCCCCGCTGCCCAACTCCACCCTCAGGCTCAACGCCTCCCAGAACGCCCTGCAGGGCCTGGTGCCCGCCACCTTCGCCCACCTGCCCCGCCTGCGGGAGCTGCGGCTCGACCGCAACCACATCCGCGCCCTGCAGACCGGCGCCTTCCGGGGCCTgcgggagctggagctgctggacctcagTCAGAACCGGCTGGCGGCCCTGGGCCCCACGGCGCTGGCGGAGCTGACGGGCCTGCGGGTGCTGCTTCTGGGGGGCAACGCCCTGGCCGCCCTCCACCCCACCGCCCTGGCGGCCCAGCCCGGCCTGCAGGAGCTCCACCTGCCCCACAACCAGCTCTcccggctccaggaggtggcCACGGCCGCCGGGAAATTGGCCAACCTCTCCGTCCTCGACCTGGACTCCAACCGGATCTCCGCCCCGTGCCCTGGCCCCGGCCTGCTCTCCATGCCCTTCCTGCGGGACCTCAACCTGCGGAACAACAGCATCGCCTGGCTGGATCTCGCCCGCTGCTCCCTGCCCGGCCTGCGCTCGCTTAACCTGACCCGCAACAACATGAGCCGACTGGCGGCCGGTTCCTTCCGCGCCGTGCCCGGCCTGGAGAAGCTGAGTTTGGACGAAAACCCCCTCAACATCTCCCATCTTCTGGGCCTGCCATTGCCCAACCTTACAGCCCTGCACTGGTCCAGCATGCGCCCGGCGCTGGACTCGGACCTGGGGCTGGCCTGCCAGGTCCTGGAGAGCTTGCCGGCGCTGACCAGCCTGGACATCAAACACTCCAAAGTCCCGCCGTCCCGGCTGGCCCAACTGGGCGCCTGCACCAACCTAACCTGGCTGGACCTGTCCACCACCCCGCTGAGCCGGCTCCAGGGGGGCGTCTTCCGCTTGTTCCCCCACCTGGAGTCCCTCTCGCTGGACAAGTGCAAGGTCCAGGAGCTGAAGCAGAGCGCCTGGGGCGGGTCGCTGCCCCGGCTCCGGGTCCTTGTCCTGCGGCGCAACCACCTCACCAAGCTGGAAGACGGCGTCTTCCGGCCCCTCAGCGCCTTGACCCACCTGGACCTGTCCAGGAACCGCCTGACCTACCTCTACAAGGGGACCTTTCTGGGCATGGCCTCCCTGaggaccctgctgctgcagggctgccAGTTGGCATCTGTCACCCGTGACACCTTGGTCTACGCCCGCAAGGTGGAGACCCTGGACCTGAGCGACAACAACCTCCGGTACATCAAGACGTCCGCCTTCCAGAGCCTCCACCATCTCCACACCTTGCTGCTCTCCAGCAACCGCATCCTCACCCTCCAGAAATGGGCCTTCAAGGGGCTCACCTCCCTCCGCCACCTCTCGCTGGCCCAGAACGGGCTCTACAAACTCTCCCAGGGCTCCTTCTTGGGCCTGAAGGCCCTGGAGACCCTGGACCTCAGCCGCAACCGCCTCCTGGCCTACAGCAAGTACGACTCGCCCGCCCCCTTCGCCGGCCTGCCGGCCCTGCGGTGCCTGGATCTCAGCTCGCAGGAGGCCCGGCCCCCCGTTCGGCTGCCCTCCCAACTCTTCCAAGGGCTGGGGAACCTCCAGGAGCTCAACCTAAGGGACAACCCTGGCGGCGTCTTCCTCAACCTCTCGCTGGCTCCCTTGGCTGGCCTCCTCTCCCTGGATCTCTCCGACATTTACCCCAGCCGGGAAGGGCCCTTCAGCCTCCGCCCGGGGCTCTTCCAAGGCCTGGGCAGCCTCCGGCGGCTCGGGCTGGACGGCAGCTCCCTCCGGGACCTGCCCGGCGAGGTCTTCTCCAGCCTGGCCTCCCTGGAGTCGCTCTCGCTGCGGGAGAACGGGCTGCGCAACGTGAGCTGGGCCCCGCTGGCTGGCCTGCCCGCGCTGCGCTTCCTGGACGTGGCCGGGAACCCCTTGGCCTGCTCCTGCGAGAACGCCTGGTTCCAGAACTGGTCGGCGGCGGAGCCGAGGGTCCAGGTGGCCCTGCTGGGCTCCTACCTCTGCCTGGGGCCTGGCGTGAGCGAGGGGCTCTTCCAAGCCCACGATCTCTCCTTCTGCTGGGCGGACCTGGGCATCATCTTCTTTGCGTGGTCGTTCACCGCCACCTTCCTGATGCTGGCGGGGTCCCTGGCCGGGGCCAAGCTGGGCTGGACCCTGCGCTACGGCTACTACCTGCTGcgggcctggggccggggccggctgcGGCGGGACCGGCGGGGCTACCAGTACGACGCCTACGTCTCCTGCTGCGCCGAGGACGAGGCCTGGGTGGTGCGGATGCTGCTGGCCAAgctggaggaggaagggcagCCCCGGTTCCGGCTCTGCTTCGGGCCCCGCGACTTCGCCCCCGGGGCCTATTACCTGGACAACGTGCAGCGCGGGGTGAGCAGCAGCCGCAAGGCCCTGTGTCTGCTGAGCGCCCGCGCCCTGGAGAGCGAGTGGTGCTCGCTGGAGATCCAGCTGGCCTGCTCCCGCACCTACTACCAGGGCCACGACCCGCTGGTCGTCGTCTTCCTCCAGGACATCCCCAGCTACCG CCTCTCCCCCTACCACCGCCTGCGGAAGCTGGTGAAGCAGCGTAGCTACCTGCACTGGCCGGAGCAGCCCGAGGCCCAGGACGTGTTCTGGACCCAGCTGCGGGAGGCCCTGGGGGACGGCCGGGAAGCCGCGGGGATGGTTCAGTTCAACGTGGTCGAGtaa